The following is a genomic window from Cupriavidus taiwanensis.
GGCTACCGCCACAACGCCATGTGCGTGTGGGACGTGCCGGACGGCCGCGTCGACGCCATCGGCATGCGGCTGGCGCGGCAGCCGCGCGTGACGCTGTGCTACCGCCGCGAACGCCGGCTGCCGGACTGGCCCTACAACCTGTTCGCGATGATCCACGCGCGCAGCGCCCAGGACCTGCAGCCCGCGCTGGCCCAGGTCCGCGCCGCCGCCGGACTGGAGCGCATGCCCGGCGCGGTGCTGGTCGGCACGCATTGCTACAAGCAGCGCGGCACGCGCTACGCCACGCAGGTGCCGGCATGAACGGCGCCGGCGCGTCTGGCGATGCCATCGCCCCGCTCGATCCGCTCGATCCGCTCGATCGCCGCATCATCAACGCGCTGCAACGCGGCCTGCCGCTGGTGCCGCGCCCGTATGCCGCGGCCGCCGCGGCGCTCGGCATCACCGAGGCCATGCTGCTGGCGCGGCTGCGCGCACTGCTCGACGCGGGCGTGCTGACGCGCTTCGGCCCGCTGTACCAGGTGGAGCGCGCGGGCGGGCGCTTCGTGCTGTGCGCCTGCCATGCGCCGGCGGCGCGGCTGGAAGCCGTCATCGCCGCCATCAACGCCCACCCCGAAGTTGCGCACCACTACGCGCGCACCCACCACCTGAACCTGTGGTTCGTGCTGGCGGTGGCGCGGCCGGAGCAGGTCGCGCCGGTGCTCGCGCGCATCGCCGCGGCGGCCGGCGTCGAGGTGTTGCCGTTTCCGAAGGAACGCGAGTTCTTCGTCAACCTCTACCTGCCCGCCTGATGCCGAACCCTCCCGACGCTGCCGATCCCACCGACCTGGCGCTGATCCGCGCCACCCAGGCCGGCCTGCCGCTGGTATCGGCCCCGTACGCCGCGGTCGCCGCGGAACTGGGCCTGACTGAGAGCGAAGTCATCGCGCGGCTGGCGGCGATGCAGGCGCGCGGCGTGCTGCGCCGCATCGCCGCCGTGCCGAACCACTACCGGCTCGGCTGGCGCGCCAACGGCATGACGGTGTGGGATGTGGACGATGCCTGCGTCGAAGCGCTGGGTGCGCGCATCGGCGCCTTGCCCTTCGTCAGCCATTGCTATCGCCGCCCGCGCCGCCTGCCGCACTGGCCCTACAACCTGTTCGCGATGGTCCACGCCCGCTCGCGCGAAGACGCCGCGCCGCAGGTCGCCGTGATCGCCGCACTGCTGGGCGACGCCTGCCGCGCGCACGACGTGCTGTGGTCCACCCGCGTGCTGAAGAAGACCGGGCTGCGGCTGCCGCCAGCCGGTGCGGCACCCGGTCCAGACCCCACACCCGACCAAGAAAACCGATAGGAAGCCCCACCCATGTTCCGCCTGTCCCGCTTCATGGAAGCCCTGCGCGATGACGGCCCGCTGCCGCCGCCGCGCCCGCCCGCCGGCCCGGTGGTGATCTGGAACCTGATCCGCCGCTGCAACCTGAACTGCCGGCATTGCTACGCCACCTCCGCCGACACCGATTTCAAGGGCGAGCTCGATACCGCCGAAGCGCTGGATGTACTGGCCCAGCTGCATGACGCGCGCGTGCCGGCGCTGATCCTGTCCGGCGGCGAACCGCTGCTGCGCCCGGACCTTTACCAGATTGCCGCGCATGCGCGCGCGCTCGGCTTCCACCTGTCGCTGTCGTCCAACGGCACGCTGCTCGATGCCGGCCACGCGGCGCGGCTGGCGGCGGCGGGCTTCGACTACGTCGGCGTCAGCCTCGACGGCCTGCCCGCCACGCACGACCGCTTCCGCCGCAGCGACGGCGCCTTCGCGCAAGCGCTGGCGGGCCTGCGCACGGCGCGCGCGGCGGGCCTGCGCGTGGGCGTGCGCATGACGCTGACCGAAGCCAACGCGGCGCAGCTGCCCGAGCTGGTGGCGCTGGCCGAGCGCGAAGGCATCGACAAGTTCTACCTGTCGCACTTCAACTATGCCGGCCGCGCGCGCAGCCACCGCGCCGACGACGCGCGCCATGCCCGCACCCGCGCCGCGCTCGACTGGCTGTTCGACCACGTCTGGCAGCGCGCGCGGCAAGGGAGCGCGGGCGATTTCGTCACCGGCAACAACGATGCCGACGGCGTGTACCTGCTGTACTGGATCGCCAGCCGCTTTCCGCACCGCGTCGCCGACATGCGCCGGCGGCTGGAGCGCTGGGGCGGCAACGCCACCGGCGTCGGCGTGGCCAATATCGACAACCTCGGCAATGTCCACCCCGATACGATGTGGTGGCACGTGACGCTTGGCAACGTGCGCCAGCGCCCGTTCGGCGCGATCTGGGCCGACCGCGCCGATCCGCTGATGGCGGGGCTGGCCAGCACGCCGCGTCCGCTGCAGGGGCGCTGCGCGGGCTGCGCGCATCGCGCCATCTGCAACGGCAATACGCGCGTGCGCGCCTTTGCGCTGACGGGAAACCCGTGGGCGGAGGACCCGGGCTGCTACCTGAGCGATGCCGAGATCGCGCACGTGCCGGACGCGGAGGTTTCGGCATGACAGCGCTGATCCGTTGGCTGGGCGCGCTGGCGCTCGCCTGCATCGCACCCGCTGCAACGGCTGCCGCGACTGCCGCGAATGCCACGGCTGCCGACCCCGCCGCGCTCTACGGCCAGCATTGTGCCGCCTGCCATGGCGCCGACCGCCTCGGGGCGATGGGCCCGGCGCTGCTGCCGGAAAGCCTGGAGCGCCTGCGCGCCGGCGAGCTCGACACCGTGCTGCGCGACGGCCGCGCCGCCACGCAGATGCCGGCGTTCGGCGGCACGCTGGACGCGGCCGGACTGCAGGCGCTGGCACGCTGGCTGCGCACCGCGCCCGCCGCCACCCCGCAATGGGACGCCGATGCGATCCGCGCCAGCCATGTCATCCACCACGCCCCCGGCACCCTGCCGGCGCGGCCGGTGTTCAGCGCCGACCCGCAGAACCTGTTCGTCGTGGTCGAGGCCGGCAGCCATCACATGAGGGTGCTCGACGGCGACCGGCTGGCGCCGATCCATCGCTTTGCCACGCGCTTCGCGCTGCATGGCGGGCCCAAGTTCAGCCGCGACGGCCGCTTTGTCTACATGGCCAGCCGCGACGGCTGGGTCAGCAAGTATGACCTGTGGAACCTGCAATACGT
Proteins encoded in this region:
- the nirJ gene encoding heme d1 biosynthesis radical SAM protein NirJ, translated to MFRLSRFMEALRDDGPLPPPRPPAGPVVIWNLIRRCNLNCRHCYATSADTDFKGELDTAEALDVLAQLHDARVPALILSGGEPLLRPDLYQIAAHARALGFHLSLSSNGTLLDAGHAARLAAAGFDYVGVSLDGLPATHDRFRRSDGAFAQALAGLRTARAAGLRVGVRMTLTEANAAQLPELVALAEREGIDKFYLSHFNYAGRARSHRADDARHARTRAALDWLFDHVWQRARQGSAGDFVTGNNDADGVYLLYWIASRFPHRVADMRRRLERWGGNATGVGVANIDNLGNVHPDTMWWHVTLGNVRQRPFGAIWADRADPLMAGLASTPRPLQGRCAGCAHRAICNGNTRVRAFALTGNPWAEDPGCYLSDAEIAHVPDAEVSA
- a CDS encoding AsnC family transcriptional regulator, whose amino-acid sequence is MNGAGASGDAIAPLDPLDPLDRRIINALQRGLPLVPRPYAAAAAALGITEAMLLARLRALLDAGVLTRFGPLYQVERAGGRFVLCACHAPAARLEAVIAAINAHPEVAHHYARTHHLNLWFVLAVARPEQVAPVLARIAAAAGVEVLPFPKEREFFVNLYLPA
- the ahbB gene encoding siroheme decarboxylase subunit beta, which codes for MPNPPDAADPTDLALIRATQAGLPLVSAPYAAVAAELGLTESEVIARLAAMQARGVLRRIAAVPNHYRLGWRANGMTVWDVDDACVEALGARIGALPFVSHCYRRPRRLPHWPYNLFAMVHARSREDAAPQVAVIAALLGDACRAHDVLWSTRVLKKTGLRLPPAGAAPGPDPTPDQENR